A segment of the Ignavibacteriota bacterium genome:
CGGTAGTGACCCCGGAATTCCCATGAGCGGAAATTCTTTTCGAAGAGGATGATACTCAAATCCTTCGGGCATATAAATGCGCCGTAAGTCGGGATGGTTATCGAAGATGATACCGAACATGTCGTACGCTTCGCGCTCTGCCCAGTCTGCCGATTGCCATACACACGTAACGCTTGGAACGTGTACGTTCTCTTCTTCTACGCGGACTTTGAGTCTCATGCGAAATTTATTTTTCAGCGAGTAGAGATTATAGACAACCTCGAACCGCCCTTCCGGACGGTAATAATCTGCGCCGCAGACATCACGAAGAGAATCGAATTTCAGTTCGTCATCATCACGAAGGAATTGACAGACCTTCACAATATCATTTTTCTTAATAACAATGGTAAGTTCTTCGCGAAACTCATTCACCGAAACAATCGAATCGGCAAAATGAGATTGTAGTTTTTCAACAATGCGTTGGTTCATCAGACCTGAAACGTCTCCTCGATGTAAATCTTTTCTTTTTGTCCCGGCTTTTCGCCTCGTGCAATTTTCTTTTGAATTTCCATCAACCCTTTCAGCAAATTATCGGGGCGAGGCGGGCAACCTGCGACATACACATCAACCGGGATAAACTGGTCTATCCCCTGCACAACCGAGTATGAGCGATACATTCCGCCGGAAGATGTGCAAGCGCCCATTGCGATTACCCATTTCGGGTCGGGCATCTGGTCATAAATCTTTCGGACGACGTGCGACATTTTATACGTCACCGTTCCGGCGACAATCATTAAATCACTTTGGCGGGGAGAAAAACGAAACGCTTCCGAACCGAAACGGGAAACATCGAATCGGGGTCCGGCGAATGCCATCATTTCAATTGCGCAACAGGAAATTCCCATCGGCATGGGCCACAGAGAATTCTTCCGTGCAAACTTGATGAGTTCATCAAGTTTTGTAAATACTAATAAATCAGAAAAGTCAGCCATGTTCTCAGAGAACTTTCTCGTTCAGGATTGCACTGTTATTTTTTGTCCGCTCACTTGTCCACTCAAGCGCCCCTTTTTTCCAGACATATAAAAAGCCCAACATTAAAATCACGATAAACACAAGCATCTCGATAAACCCGAACAAACCGAGTTCACGGAAGTTGACAGCCCACGGATAGAGAAACACAACTTCAATATCAAAAATGATGAAGAGCATTGCGACCATGTAGAATTTCACTGAGATGCGTTCATGCGCCGAACGAACCGGCGGCATACCGCTTTCATACGTGGAGAGTTTTATTTCATTTGAATTTTTCGGACCGAACCATTCATTGACTTTTCCCATCACCAACCCGAAGGCGATGCCGATAAGTAACATGATTCCGATAGGGAGATATTGTTCGAGCATATATTGAGGAATTTTCGGTACAAAATTACCCAAAAAGAGAGAGAAATACAAAAGTAGCAACGCCTCCGAGAATTTGATAAGGTAATGATTTGTTGTTGAGCGGAAAGAGAGAGATTCGAACTCTCGGTACCCGTTAAGGTACACCCGCTTTCCAGGCGAGCCAGTTAAACCGCTCCTGCATCTTTCCGTGGTGCATGTGAATGCGGCACAAGTTTAAGAAAAAAATCCGTCCTTTCCAAGATGTTACTTGACTTGTTTTTAGCCATGATATTCGAACCCATATTTTTTTATAAATTCATCGAACTCATCACTAAAACTTGTTCGCTTATGATGCTCTTCTTGATTTCGTATATACCCCCGCACTTTCCCGACCATTGACTCACTAACGGAAACTGCAAAATATTCAACCGCCCATTCTAATTTTCTCCTCATCAGTTGGTTCGTGTTCGCCCAATGAGAAGCTTCACCTTTGATGAGCTGTATCGCCTTAGCAATTGACATATCTGCATTCAGCGAGATTAAACAATGAACATGTTCCATTTCACCATTGATCGTATCAACATAAATCTTCTTCTCGCTTGCATTCTTTCGGATGTGCTGAAACAGTTGTTCGCGGATTTCTTTTGACAAAATGCGTTCACGGTTCTTCGTACCCCAAACAGCATGAATCCATATTTTAACGTATGACATACACTTTTATATTATAATGAGATAACTAACCCCACATTCTATCATGAGGTTTGACAAACGAATGAACTATTAACCCCACAATTTATCGTGAGGTTAGACAAATAAATAAACTACTAACCCCACGATTTATCGTGGGGGAAAACGCTAAACAAAAATCACTGTGGCTTTAGCCACCGGCTCGTGGGCTGAAGCCCGAGAACTGCGTTTGCGTTACACCCCATGCTGAAGCATGGGGTTACTAAAAATAATTCTTAAGCGAGATGATAATCGTCAATTCATTCACACGGTTTTCTTTATCCCTCGCTGAATCAACTTATGATTTGGATTCATCACACAGCGGGTCACAAGGTGATCCCTTTGGGAGACGCTGGGTGGAGTATGAACGGTGCGACTTTCGGAACACATGAATTGAACTAACCCCACAATTTATCGTGAGGTTAGACAAATAAATAAACTACTAACCCCACGATTTATCGTGGGGGGAAACGCTAAACAAAAATCACTGTGGCTTTAGCCACCGGCTCGTGGGCTAAAGCCCGAGAACTGTGGGTGCGTTACACCCCATGCTGAAGCATGGGGTTACTACAAAAAATTTCTTGAGCAAGATGATAATCGCCAATTCATTCACACGGTTTTCATTATCCCTCGCTGAACCAACTTATGATTTGGGTTCATCACACAGCGGGTCACAAGGTGATCCCTTTGGGAGACGCTGGGTGGAGTATGAACGGTGCGATTTTCGGAACACATGAATTGAACTAACCCCACAATTTATCGTGAGGGTTGACAAATAAATAATCTACTTCCCCCACGATTTATCGTGGGGGGAAACGCTAAACAAAAATCACTGTGGCTTTAGCCACCGGTTCGTGGGCTGAAGCCCAATAATTGTGGTTGCGTTATACCCCATGCTGAAGCATGGGGTTACTACAAAAAATATTCTTCAGCGAATTGATAATCGTCAATTCGTTCGCACGGTTTTCATTATCCCTCGCTGAACCAAAGAACTATTTGAATTTAGATTAGTTTTGATAATTCATGAATGATGTCTTTTTCCTTAGACAAAACAGTCGTTGAATAATACAAGTCTATTTTTGTTTGTTTGATTAAAGTTGCATAGTTGTCCTCGGTAAAATAGTATTGACAATAAGGAAGCGCCCAAGCTGTGTGCCCAATATCTTCTATATCGTTTTCTTTGAATCTTCGCGATTTATCATATCGATATTGTGCATGAATAGTTGCTTTAATATTGATGAAAGGAAGTTCTTTTCTAATTTTTCTTTTATCAAACGCTTTATAAATGAGGTCAGCTATCATCTTACCCCCTTTTAGTTTTCTAAGAATCTCCATAGAAATAGTTTCACCAGTATTAACCTCAAAATAATACATCAGCATTTTCTCAAAATCATTTTGGAGAACATCTAATATTCCAGCAATCTCGTGCATAAAAACTTCATGATAAGTACTCCAAGATTGATTTTCGTCTTTTCCTTTATTAACTTTTTCAATAAGTTCACTGCTACTTTTGTGTGGTAATCCGATGGAAAGTTTTTCAACAATATCTTTCAAAGAAATATCAGAGTAATATTCAAGAAACTTATTACGGATTTGAACACTAAATTCAGATTCATTATCCCAAGTTGGAAACAATTCCCCTAAAATGAAAGGAACTTTTGTCCAAACGAAGTAAATATTTTCGTGCAGAGATTTTTGCTTAATTCTTGCCTGCTCATTTTGAATGAAAATAACAAGTTCTTGACCAACTATTTGTGTTGGAGAGATATAACAATACTGTTGACTGAAATTGTCCATTATTTCTGCAGTTAGTAATCTTGATTCTCGGTCAGTTTGCTTAAAAAGCTCTCTAAAAGTATGATAACTTAAGGGACAAATTGCTTGCTTTTCTTTAACGAGGTAAGACAACAAAGAATAAATTTCCTGTTTTTCTTTTGAGGCAAAGCCTTGTGCTACTTGGCGCATGAATATCCAGAATTTTGTATCCAGATATATTCTTTTCCTGGATGTCATGAAGCGTCCTGCTTCCAGTCTCAATTTTTTAAAGAAATCTTCCGATTCCATAACTTCTTAATCTTGATTGATATAATCTTCCGTCACCCCATACAACCGATACACCAACTCATCAATCTCTCTATCCGTTGCTTTGATTTGATGCTCGAAGAGTTCTTGTGTTGATTCAATCCGCACTTCATTCGGATTGCGGATTCCCCATCCAAGCGCCTCGAAGAACGGGTCAATGAACCGGAGACGGGTTTCGGCTTCGTTCATTTTGCTTACCGATTCTTTCCGGTACGTTTCGACTAAGGTCTTTATTTTCTCCTTGGAATGAATTCGATTCATACGGGGATGAATCTACGGAAATGGAAAATGATATGGAAATGGAGGGGAAGGAATTATCGGTACTCTGCATTTTTTTCATTCAAGTATCGCCAGCCGATAACCTATCCGGAATTCAATGGAGATGCGCTTCTGTGTTGAATGTGCTACGTGAACAGTGCGGCTACGGCTTCTCATTGAATGAATCAACACACCCCTGTTACTATCCTTCGGTTACACTCAGGGAATGATTCCCTCTTATTTTGAAGTATTTTCAACAAAATCATTCATATGATGCCAAATCAATCAAATTTTCGACAAAAGACCGCCATCCTCGAACCGAAGACGGCAATCTTCTGTCTGAAGACGACCATCTTCCTTGAGAAGATGGCAATCTTCTGTCTGAAGACGACCATCTTCTTTGAGAAGATAGCAATCTTCTGACTGAGGATGACCATCCTCTTTGAGAAGACGGTAATCTTCTGACTGAGGACGACCATCCTCCGTAAGAAGACGGAAAGGGGCCGACGTGCGGAACAATTATTCTCCCCTTGTGGTTAATTACCTTGTACGTAATGTCAACTCGTGGGTGCAGACATCATGGGGAGGCATAATCTGAGTACAGAAAGGTGGTGAAAAACTATGGCGAAAAATGAAGTCAAGCGGTTATCCCCGAAACAGCGCCAGCGCGATATTGATGCGTTCGAAGCAGTGAAAGGGATAAGCGGGTACTCCCCGAGCAAACCAACTGCACGCGTGGATGACATTCAGGCTGTTCATGATGCAATGAAAACGGCGCAAACGGAAGAAGTACAAGCGTACGGCGTTGCAGACGAGAAACGTGACATTGCAACAGCAAAAGAATGGGAATTCCATAACGGGATGTTGGAAGTTGCAGAGCAAGTCATCGCTCAGTACGGGAGCGACTCCAACGAAATACAAAAGTTGGGGTACAAGAAAAAATCGGAGTATAAATCTCCGACTACCCGCACTACAACTACGCCAACAAACGGTTAAGGAAACACCTTAACAAAAGCGAAATGGACTCCACTCGCAAGTGGAGTCCATCTATGTTTGCACATTAATCCGCAAGGGATGGTATCATTGTAGAATTTCAATCAGGATAATTTGATAAACCCCGACGGTCTACGACTCGTAGACCTTCGGGGGTTCTCATTAGTTGCTTTCTAAGTCCTTCTCTCCTAAATTCGGGAACAACTCTTCCGCTCATTGGAAATTCATTAAGAGTTCTTGCTTTTCGAAGAATCTTCATCACCACTGATTGTGCATACGCTTCTGAATCAACTGCGATGTATTTGGATATTGAATCAAGGTCATCAACAGATTCCGGGGACCATACAACCTTTTTGTCGTTCATTGACCAAATCGTTGTTCAACTTCTTCTTGTCTAAACGTGCCTTCTGTTTCAGCGCGTTCAATCCCGCGTTGAATTTTTTCAACAACATAGAGATGGTACTGAATATCTTCCATCGTACAGTCCTCCGGTAGAGTATCTAACAATGAACGTACTTTATCTTTTACAGTTTCCATGGATTCACCTTAATTTTGATTCTATATTTTTGTTATTGACCAATCGTCGCTTCATTTCATGTGCGACTCACTATCCCTTCTACAATCATCTGAACAGACAGATTTCTTTAAACTTGGAAAAAGAGTGCACCGCACATTTATCTTCGATAGAAAACTTTCCCGATACGTTGTATGTGTTCAAGTAAATCCTTGTCGTTGATTTGCCGGTAAATAGAAATATCAACCTTGTATGGTATTGACGATTCACTGAATTTCCTGCTGATGTCGTTCACGACATGGAGATTCAAATTATCCCCCTTCAAAGTAACATCTATGTCTGAACCCTCTCTGTAATTTCCTTTTGCCCGTGAACCGTAGATGATTACTTCTTCAATTTGCGGAAACATCTCAAACACGGAAATGATTTGTGCCAATACTCTCTCGGTCAATCCGAAATGAGAATTTGACGATTGAATTATTTCTTCGCGCTGTTGCGTATGTTCTCCATCGTCTGTTGGAGTTCAACAAACAAATGATAGTATGTATGAAGAATTGCCTCTGCAATTTCATCTGCAGTTTCTTCATTATATGTGTGTGCCGATTTGATTCTGCTTTCTACCATGTCCAACCAGGCATCACCGTTTGAAATCAATTTTCGACTGAACGCAAGACGAAAGGCATCTCTGCTTCCCTGAATTCCTTCGCTTCCCTGAAACTCATAATAATCCTTGATGACATTCCAGGAAAGTTCAAACGTATATTCGAACGCTTTTATTAATCCCTGCTTTTCAAGTTCATTCAGGTTTTCTTTGTCTATAAACTTTTGAAGTTGCAACAATCCTTTCTTGAAATTGTTAAAGCGTTGCTGCCAACAGATGTCATTTTCGTTCATTGCCATCTTATGTGCGACTCACTATCTTCTTCATTCGTTTGAAAGTCCGACTATTAATATCGTAGAAGATAAAGTGAGTCGCACATTCTGTGTTAAATTTACTTCAATACTTTTCGAATTCGTTCCAACGCCTGCTCAATATTCGGAATCGAGTTTGCGTAAGAGAAGCGTAAATATCCTTCTCCGAATTTTCCAAACGCAGTTCCTGAAAGACAGGCGACGCCCGCTTCATTCAACAAGAATTCGGACAGTTCTTTCGAACCGCGTCCCGTTCCGGTGATATTCGGAAAAACATAGAACGCACCGAGCGGCTTCAAACATTTGAAACCGGGAATTGAATTCAATCCGTCAACAATAACATCTCGGCGGCGTTTGAATTCTGCAACCATCTTTTCTGCTTCATCCTGATTTCCTGTCAACGCTTCGACTCCGGCAATCTGTGTAAAACTTGCCGTGCAGGAGACGCTGTTGATTTGTAACTGTGTCACCAACTTTGCAAGTTCTTCCGGCATCACACCGTAGCCAAGCCGCCATCCGGTCATCGCGTATGTTTTTGAAAATCCATCAAGCAACACCGTTCGTTCCTGCATTCCGGGAATCGAGGTAATGCTGAAATGCTGAAATCCATCATACACACTCCGACTGTAAATTTCATCAGACAAAACAAGAATGTCGTGCTTGATTGCAAGAGCGGCAATTTCCTGTATATCTTCCTTTGTCAGAATTCCACCTGTCGGATTCTCCGGCGAGTTGATAATCAACATCTTCGTTCTGTTGGTGATGAGCCGCTTCAAATCGTTGATGTCGAAACGGAAATCTTTTTCTTCTTTCAACTGCAACGGAACTGCTTTACCGCCGACGAACTCAATCGCCGATTCGTAAATCGGAAATCCCGGATTCGGGTAAATCACTTCATCACCTTCATCAATGCAAGCGAGGATGGTGAAGAACATGATTGGTTTTCCGCCGGGCGTGACAACAACTTGTTCCGGCTTCACTTCGATGCCGCGGGTTGTCGAGATGTAATTTGCAATCGTCGCACGAACAGGCGGCAATCCCGGTGCGGGACCGTAATGCGTGAACGACTCATCGAGCGCTTTCTTCGCCGCGTTGCGGATGTTGATGGGTGTGTCGAAATCCGGTTCACCGATTTCGAGATGGATTATGTGTTTACCTTTGGCTTCTAACGCACGTGCTTTTGCGAGTACTTCAAACGCCGTCTCCGTGCCAAGACGACGCATTCTGTTTGCTATGGGAATCATCAATTTCTCCTTGAAAAATTTTTGCAAATATACCAAGAATGCGCATGAATCTCAAAGATTTTGTCCCAATAA
Coding sequences within it:
- a CDS encoding NADH-quinone oxidoreductase subunit C, whose translation is MNQRIVEKLQSHFADSIVSVNEFREELTIVIKKNDIVKVCQFLRDDDELKFDSLRDVCGADYYRPEGRFEVVYNLYSLKNKFRMRLKVRVEEENVHVPSVTCVWQSADWAEREAYDMFGIIFDNHPDLRRIYMPEGFEYHPLRKEFPLMGIPGSLPLPRKN
- a CDS encoding NADH-quinone oxidoreductase subunit B gives rise to the protein MADFSDLLVFTKLDELIKFARKNSLWPMPMGISCCAIEMMAFAGPRFDVSRFGSEAFRFSPRQSDLMIVAGTVTYKMSHVVRKIYDQMPDPKWVIAMGACTSSGGMYRSYSVVQGIDQFIPVDVYVAGCPPRPDNLLKGLMEIQKKIARGEKPGQKEKIYIEETFQV
- the ndhC gene encoding NADH-quinone oxidoreductase subunit A, with translation MLEQYLPIGIMLLIGIAFGLVMGKVNEWFGPKNSNEIKLSTYESGMPPVRSAHERISVKFYMVAMLFIIFDIEVVFLYPWAVNFRELGLFGFIEMLVFIVILMLGFLYVWKKGALEWTSERTKNNSAILNEKVL
- the tnpA gene encoding IS200/IS605 family transposase, yielding MSYVKIWIHAVWGTKNRERILSKEIREQLFQHIRKNASEKKIYVDTINGEMEHVHCLISLNADMSIAKAIQLIKGEASHWANTNQLMRRKLEWAVEYFAVSVSESMVGKVRGYIRNQEEHHKRTSFSDEFDEFIKKYGFEYHG
- a CDS encoding type II toxin-antitoxin system RelE/ParE family toxin, translated to MNDKKVVWSPESVDDLDSISKYIAVDSEAYAQSVVMKILRKARTLNEFPMSGRVVPEFRREGLRKQLMRTPEGLRVVDRRGLSNYPD
- a CDS encoding nucleotidyltransferase domain-containing protein, translated to MFPQIEEVIIYGSRAKGNYREGSDIDVTLKGDNLNLHVVNDISRKFSESSIPYKVDISIYRQINDKDLLEHIQRIGKVFYRR
- a CDS encoding nucleotidyltransferase substrate binding protein; this translates as MNENDICWQQRFNNFKKGLLQLQKFIDKENLNELEKQGLIKAFEYTFELSWNVIKDYYEFQGSEGIQGSRDAFRLAFSRKLISNGDAWLDMVESRIKSAHTYNEETADEIAEAILHTYYHLFVELQQTMENIRNSAKK
- a CDS encoding pyridoxal phosphate-dependent aminotransferase — protein: MIPIANRMRRLGTETAFEVLAKARALEAKGKHIIHLEIGEPDFDTPINIRNAAKKALDESFTHYGPAPGLPPVRATIANYISTTRGIEVKPEQVVVTPGGKPIMFFTILACIDEGDEVIYPNPGFPIYESAIEFVGGKAVPLQLKEEKDFRFDINDLKRLITNRTKMLIINSPENPTGGILTKEDIQEIAALAIKHDILVLSDEIYSRSVYDGFQHFSITSIPGMQERTVLLDGFSKTYAMTGWRLGYGVMPEELAKLVTQLQINSVSCTASFTQIAGVEALTGNQDEAEKMVAEFKRRRDVIVDGLNSIPGFKCLKPLGAFYVFPNITGTGRGSKELSEFLLNEAGVACLSGTAFGKFGEGYLRFSYANSIPNIEQALERIRKVLK